Proteins from a single region of Oncorhynchus tshawytscha isolate Ot180627B linkage group LG03, Otsh_v2.0, whole genome shotgun sequence:
- the LOC112245004 gene encoding neurexophilin-1, which translates to MKSEGLPRGMKSTCWCIVLLSLISMVTSAHSSASGSSDVLKSERPKSRAKDLWTTDTSKDVSISHLLSQTFYDKNLSGLDLNYDKLEPYSKQELWDWLHNTSSLHDPRSRSKRRPIVKTGKFKKMFGWGDFHSNIKTVKLNLLITGKIVDHGNGTFSVYFRHNATGQGNVSVGLVPPTKAVEFQLQQSTVLEPKDTKLFNCRVEYEKVEKGTRKSLCSHDPSQSCPQEQTQSHVSWLCSKPFKVICIYISFYSTDYKLVQKVCPDYNYHSDTPYLPTG; encoded by the coding sequence GTTACAAGTGCCCATTCATCTGCATCTGGAAGTTCAGACGTTCTGAAGTCAGAGAGACCAAAGTCAAGAGCTAAGGACCTCTGGACAACAGACACCAGCAAGGACGTATCCATCAGTCATCTGCTCTCTCAGACCTTTTATGACAAGAATCTGTCTGGCCTGGATCTGAACTATGACAAGTTGGAACCGTACTCTAAACAGGAGCTCTGGGACTGGCTCCACAACACCTCTAGCCTTCATGACCCACGCTCCCGATCCAAGAGGAGACCCATCGTCAAGACAGGAAAGTTCAAGAAGATGTTCGGCTGGGGGGATTTCCACTCCAACATCAAGACAGTGAAGCTCAACCTGCTGATCACCGGGAAGATCGTAGACCACGGCAACGGCACGTTCAGCGTCTACTTCCGCCACAACGCTACGGGCCAGGGCAACGTGTCGGTGGGGCTGGTGCCGCCCACCAAGGCCGTGGAGTTCCAGCTGCAGCAGTCGACGGTCCTTGAGCCCAAAGACACCAAGCTGTTCAACTGCAGGGTGGAGTACGAGAAGGTGGAGAAGGGCACCAGGAAGTCGCTGTGTTCCCACGACCCCTCGCAGAGCTGCCCTCAGGAGCAGACCCAGAGCCATGTGTCCTGGCTGTGCTCCAAGCCCTTCAAAGTCATCTGCATCTACATCTCCTTCTACAGCACCGACTACAAGCTGGTGCAGAAAGTGTGTCCAGATTACAACTACCACAGCGATACTCCCTACCTCCCCACCGGGTGA